One Microbacter margulisiae genomic window carries:
- a CDS encoding PhoH family protein: protein MIERTIFLNESVDPVTFFGVNNVNIQLIKNLFPKLKIIARGNVIKVLGDAEVMTELEEALVKLQHYCSEYNQLTEEVIIDVIKGIPPVEIRQENLIIHGVNGKAILARTSNQQLLVETFAKKDLLFAIGPAGSGKTYTAIALAVRSLKNKEVKRIILSRPAVEAGEKLGFLPGDMKEKIDPYLQPLYDALQDMLPGAKLKEYMESGVIQIAPLAFMRGRTLNDAVVILDEAQNTSIQQIKMFLTRMGLNCKVIVTGDITQIDLPYSQKSGLIDALQVLHHVQEIAIIEFSIKDIVRHPLVKLIVEAYEKNYAEKS, encoded by the coding sequence ATGATTGAACGTACAATATTTCTCAATGAATCAGTTGATCCGGTAACTTTTTTCGGCGTCAACAACGTCAATATCCAACTGATAAAAAATCTCTTCCCAAAACTGAAAATTATTGCCCGGGGCAATGTTATCAAAGTATTGGGTGATGCAGAGGTAATGACGGAATTGGAAGAAGCCTTGGTTAAACTTCAGCATTATTGTTCTGAATATAATCAGCTCACGGAAGAGGTCATTATTGATGTCATCAAGGGAATCCCCCCTGTTGAAATAAGACAGGAGAACCTGATTATCCATGGCGTTAATGGGAAAGCCATTTTAGCCCGAACCTCGAATCAACAACTGCTGGTAGAAACATTCGCAAAAAAAGATTTGCTATTTGCTATTGGCCCCGCAGGATCAGGAAAAACGTACACTGCTATAGCATTAGCCGTACGTTCGTTAAAAAACAAAGAAGTTAAACGCATCATTCTCAGTCGTCCAGCTGTAGAAGCTGGGGAAAAGCTCGGCTTTTTGCCAGGAGATATGAAAGAAAAGATTGATCCTTATCTCCAGCCTCTTTATGATGCACTTCAGGACATGTTACCGGGAGCAAAACTTAAAGAATATATGGAATCCGGCGTTATTCAGATTGCTCCTTTAGCTTTTATGAGAGGGAGAACGCTTAATGATGCGGTAGTGATTCTTGATGAAGCGCAAAATACTTCAATCCAGCAAATAAAAATGTTTTTAACGCGAATGGGGCTAAATTGCAAGGTCATTGTCACTGGTGATATCACACAAATCGATCTGCCATATTCTCAAAAATCAGGATTAATCGATGCCTTGCAGGTATTGCATCACGTGCAAGAGATTGCCATCATTGAATTTTCCATCAAAGACATTGTGCGACATCCTCTGGTAAAACTTATCGTGGAAGCTTATGAAAAAAATTATGCTGAAAAAAGCTGA
- the glyA gene encoding serine hydroxymethyltransferase, with product MTRDNAIFSIIEQEHQRQLKGIELIASENFVSDQVMQAMGTWLTNKYAEGYPGHRYYGGCEVVDLSEQLAIDRIKTLFNAEYANVQPHSGAQANAAVFLAVMNPGDKFLGLNLAHGGHLSHGSPVNSSGILYQPLAYNVRENTGRVDYDQMEEVALRERPKLIVGGASAYSRDWDYARMRAIADKIGALLMIDMAHPAGLIAAGLLENPLKYAHIVTSTTHKTLRGPRGGIILMGKDFDNPWGKTTPKGEIKKMSSLLDSAVFPGIQGGPLEHVIAAKAVAFYEALQPSFTEYQQQVQKNAAAMANAFLAKGYHIISGGTDNHSMLIDLRTKFPQLTGKVAENSLVQADITVNKNMVPFDTRSPFQTSGIRVGTPAITTRGAKESFMEEIVELVDQVLNHVDDENVLTTVRKKVNAMMAEYPLFAY from the coding sequence ATGACACGTGACAATGCTATTTTTTCAATTATCGAGCAGGAACATCAACGCCAACTTAAAGGTATAGAGCTTATTGCATCCGAAAATTTTGTAAGTGATCAGGTTATGCAAGCTATGGGAACATGGCTTACCAATAAATATGCCGAAGGCTATCCTGGACATCGATATTACGGAGGTTGCGAAGTTGTAGATTTAAGTGAACAACTTGCCATCGATCGTATTAAAACACTTTTCAATGCTGAATATGCTAACGTTCAGCCTCACTCAGGTGCACAAGCCAATGCTGCTGTTTTTCTGGCTGTAATGAATCCTGGCGATAAGTTTTTAGGATTAAACCTTGCCCACGGAGGCCATTTATCTCACGGATCGCCTGTCAACAGTTCAGGAATTTTGTATCAACCTCTCGCTTATAATGTTCGCGAAAATACAGGGCGGGTTGATTATGATCAAATGGAAGAAGTAGCATTACGCGAACGTCCAAAATTGATTGTAGGTGGAGCTTCTGCGTATTCTCGCGACTGGGATTATGCCCGGATGCGCGCTATAGCCGACAAAATAGGTGCTTTGTTGATGATCGACATGGCACATCCCGCCGGTTTGATTGCGGCAGGATTGCTTGAGAATCCTCTAAAATATGCCCATATTGTTACCTCTACCACTCATAAAACATTGCGTGGTCCCCGTGGTGGAATTATTCTCATGGGAAAAGATTTTGATAATCCTTGGGGGAAAACAACGCCTAAAGGAGAAATCAAGAAAATGTCTTCATTACTCGATTCTGCTGTGTTCCCTGGAATTCAGGGTGGCCCTCTGGAACATGTCATTGCTGCTAAAGCCGTGGCGTTTTACGAAGCGCTTCAGCCTTCTTTCACAGAGTACCAACAACAAGTTCAGAAAAATGCAGCTGCAATGGCAAACGCATTTCTGGCAAAAGGGTATCATATTATTTCCGGCGGAACAGATAACCATTCCATGTTAATTGATCTGCGCACTAAGTTTCCACAATTAACGGGAAAAGTTGCCGAAAACAGTTTGGTACAAGCAGATATTACGGTGAATAAAAACATGGTTCCATTTGACACCCGTTCCCCTTTCCAGACTTCAGGTATCCGAGTTGGAACACCAGCCATAACAACACGTGGCGCAAAAGAATCTTTTATGGAGGAAATTGTTGAACTGGTTGATCAGGTTTTGAATCACGTAGATGATGAAAATGTATTGACCACTGTTCGCAAAAAAGTAAATGCAATGATGGCAGAATACCCTTTATTTGCATACTGA
- a CDS encoding RelA/SpoT family protein, with protein MPELEQQEQHDQEMIQAAFDEVLSIYKQSPHRQKVELIEKAFHFANQAHKGIRRRSGEPYIMHPIAVARIVVKEIGLGSTSICAALLHDVVEDTDYTTDDIENLFGKRIAIIVDGLTKISGGVFGERASEQAENFRKLLLTMSEDIRVILIKIADRLHNMRTLASMPQAKQYKIAGETLFIYAPLANRLGLFAIKTELENLSFKYEHPEAYAQIKSLIDAQAKENEQIYKEFKIPIQDKLAALEFKFELIERIKSVYSVWHKMQKKNIPFEEVYDLLALRIVFEPKDGSTEQEQCWLIYSAITQLYHPHPERIRDWVSTPKANGYSALHVTVMGPHGKWIEVQIRSVQMNEIAERGLAAHWRYKTGERDDETELDRWLKELKEELKNPNPSAIDFMDNVKLNLFASEMFVFTPKGEIKTLPQGATALDFAFLLHSDIGFKAIGAKVNHKLVPLNYQLQSGDQVEILTAKMQKPIAEWLNFVITSRAKTKLENALRKELTVTAHHGQRTIEEELKKVNLTPTPEVIQTLLDYYNIRDKRELYRQVGRKTIDVTDISKKIFKAKPKNLLKKFVTLQFGSSDNKMVPLIKKNKKVDRKKTFHLSDDTSSKSFRIAQCCQPIPGDDIVGYVDDNEIVVVHKRQCPEALKLQASQGDRIISAEWATRNEKSFPVTLEMKGIDRMGMLREITNVITDEYSVNIQSINIQTDAGIFEGSLHVYVHGTDDVNNLCLKLMKINGMNSVKRVEL; from the coding sequence ATACCAGAATTGGAACAGCAAGAACAGCATGATCAGGAAATGATTCAGGCTGCCTTTGATGAGGTGCTTTCTATTTACAAGCAGTCTCCCCATCGACAGAAAGTTGAACTAATTGAAAAGGCGTTTCATTTTGCTAATCAGGCACACAAAGGTATTCGGCGACGTTCGGGAGAGCCTTATATCATGCACCCAATTGCTGTCGCAAGAATTGTGGTGAAAGAAATTGGGCTTGGTTCTACTTCTATTTGTGCGGCCTTACTCCATGATGTTGTTGAAGATACAGATTATACAACAGATGATATAGAAAATCTTTTTGGGAAGCGTATTGCGATTATTGTCGATGGTTTGACAAAGATTTCAGGTGGTGTTTTTGGAGAACGTGCCTCAGAGCAGGCTGAAAACTTCAGAAAATTACTGCTGACTATGTCTGAGGATATCCGTGTAATTTTAATCAAAATTGCCGATCGCCTTCATAATATGCGAACTCTGGCTTCCATGCCTCAGGCCAAACAGTACAAAATTGCCGGTGAAACCCTTTTTATTTATGCCCCTTTGGCTAACCGGCTTGGTTTGTTTGCCATCAAAACAGAACTTGAAAATCTTAGTTTCAAGTATGAACATCCTGAAGCATATGCCCAAATTAAATCGTTGATAGATGCTCAGGCGAAGGAAAATGAACAAATCTACAAAGAATTCAAAATACCTATTCAAGATAAACTGGCTGCTCTGGAGTTTAAATTTGAGTTGATAGAACGCATTAAATCGGTCTATTCTGTATGGCATAAAATGCAAAAAAAGAATATTCCGTTTGAAGAAGTATATGACTTATTGGCATTACGAATAGTTTTTGAACCCAAAGATGGCAGCACAGAACAAGAGCAATGCTGGCTCATTTATTCTGCGATAACCCAATTATATCATCCACATCCTGAACGCATTCGCGATTGGGTTAGTACCCCCAAAGCAAATGGATACTCAGCTTTGCATGTGACAGTGATGGGGCCTCATGGAAAATGGATTGAGGTACAAATACGAAGTGTACAGATGAATGAAATAGCTGAACGTGGATTGGCTGCTCATTGGCGCTATAAGACAGGAGAACGGGATGATGAAACCGAACTGGATAGGTGGCTGAAGGAATTGAAAGAAGAATTGAAGAATCCGAATCCCAGTGCTATTGATTTTATGGACAATGTGAAGTTGAATCTGTTTGCTTCTGAAATGTTCGTATTTACTCCAAAAGGTGAAATCAAAACCTTGCCTCAGGGAGCCACAGCTCTTGATTTTGCATTTTTGCTCCATTCAGATATTGGCTTTAAAGCTATTGGAGCCAAAGTGAATCATAAGTTAGTTCCATTAAATTATCAATTGCAAAGTGGCGATCAAGTGGAGATACTAACTGCAAAAATGCAGAAACCAATAGCAGAGTGGTTGAATTTTGTAATTACTTCACGAGCCAAAACAAAGCTGGAAAATGCATTGCGAAAGGAATTAACCGTGACAGCGCATCACGGTCAACGCACGATTGAAGAAGAACTTAAAAAAGTAAATTTGACCCCAACACCTGAAGTTATTCAAACCTTACTGGATTATTATAATATCAGAGATAAACGCGAATTATATCGCCAGGTAGGAAGAAAGACCATAGATGTAACGGATATTTCGAAGAAAATTTTCAAAGCAAAGCCGAAAAATCTTTTGAAGAAATTTGTCACTTTACAATTTGGTAGTTCTGATAATAAAATGGTTCCTTTGATTAAAAAAAATAAAAAAGTTGATCGTAAAAAAACATTTCATTTATCAGACGATACTTCCAGTAAATCCTTTCGGATAGCGCAATGTTGCCAGCCTATTCCAGGAGATGATATTGTGGGATACGTAGACGATAATGAGATAGTTGTAGTTCACAAACGACAATGTCCAGAAGCATTAAAATTACAAGCTAGCCAAGGTGATCGGATTATTTCAGCAGAATGGGCAACACGTAATGAAAAATCATTTCCTGTGACACTTGAAATGAAGGGCATAGATCGAATGGGAATGCTGCGGGAAATTACGAATGTCATTACCGACGAATATTCTGTAAATATTCAAAGTATCAATATTCAGACGGATGCAGGAATTTTCGAAGGTAGTCTCCATGTGTATGTACATGGGACAGACGATGTGAACAACCTTTGTCTGAAATTAATGAAAATCAATGGAATGAATTCTGTGAAACGAGTAGAGCTTTGA
- the lptB gene encoding LPS export ABC transporter ATP-binding protein — protein MEDLMVLRTENLVKKYGKRTVVDHVSINVKQGEIVGLLGPNGAGKTTTFYMTTGLIVPNEGTILLNDVDITQYPVYKRAKAGIGYLAQEASVFRQMSVEDNIRAVLEMTSFTKEEQEAKLENLIREFSLNHVRKNIGNRLSGGERRRTEIARCLAIEPKFIMLDEPFAGVDPIAVQDIQDIVWHLKDKNIGILITDHNVDETLSITDRAYLLFEGKILFQGTAEELADNPVVREKYLGRDFELKRKKGAFVIK, from the coding sequence ATGGAAGATTTAATGGTGCTGCGAACTGAAAACTTAGTAAAGAAATATGGTAAGCGAACAGTGGTTGATCATGTTTCGATTAATGTAAAACAAGGGGAAATAGTTGGACTTTTAGGCCCGAATGGCGCAGGAAAGACAACTACCTTTTACATGACGACCGGCTTGATTGTTCCGAACGAGGGGACAATTTTACTAAACGATGTTGATATTACGCAGTATCCCGTTTACAAGCGGGCTAAAGCCGGCATTGGATATTTGGCGCAAGAAGCTTCTGTTTTTCGCCAAATGAGCGTAGAAGATAATATTCGCGCTGTGCTTGAGATGACCAGTTTTACGAAAGAAGAGCAAGAAGCAAAATTGGAAAATCTGATTCGCGAATTTAGTCTTAACCATGTGCGAAAAAATATTGGGAATCGACTGTCAGGAGGAGAGCGGCGACGCACTGAGATTGCCCGCTGTTTGGCTATTGAACCGAAATTTATCATGCTGGATGAGCCCTTTGCCGGAGTTGATCCTATAGCTGTCCAAGATATTCAGGACATCGTATGGCATCTTAAAGATAAAAATATAGGCATATTAATTACCGATCATAATGTGGATGAGACGTTGTCAATTACGGATCGGGCATATTTACTATTTGAAGGGAAAATTTTATTTCAGGGAACTGCTGAGGAGCTAGCAGACAACCCTGTGGTGAGAGAGAAATATTTGGGTCGTGATTTTGAACTCAAACGAAAAAAAGGCGCTTTTGTGATTAAATGA
- the rplU gene encoding 50S ribosomal protein L21, with product MYAIVEILGQQFKVEAGQKLYVHRMEEAEIGSEVTFDKVLLVENEGNVSVGAPVVEGVKIVAEVKAHVKGDKVLVFKKVRKNDYQKMNGHRQYFTELFIKEIVA from the coding sequence ATGTACGCTATCGTTGAAATTTTGGGACAACAATTCAAGGTGGAAGCCGGACAGAAATTGTATGTTCATCGTATGGAAGAAGCTGAAATAGGATCGGAAGTTACTTTTGACAAAGTATTGCTTGTAGAGAATGAAGGTAATGTTTCAGTAGGTGCTCCTGTTGTAGAAGGAGTAAAAATTGTTGCAGAAGTGAAAGCTCATGTAAAAGGTGATAAAGTTCTTGTGTTTAAAAAAGTACGTAAGAATGACTATCAAAAAATGAATGGGCACCGTCAATATTTCACTGAGTTATTCATCAAAGAAATCGTTGCGTAA
- a CDS encoding IS4 family transposase: protein MYELDNEEFRGRSRGVLKKVFTRDRVLTFKNLIVLIITFKSSIQRELDGFFKAVNQSDFNIRAVTKGAFSTARSKLDPWAFERLNEVAVNTFYDEAPYYLWEEHRVLAVDGTRLVLPNHPSVVEEFGVHEFGPKADSPRSLALGSVLYDVLNKVTIEGQLAPYSSSENSLLMKHLSKVKKGDLLLLDRGYPSFWLLFLLQAEGIEFCVRLKEDWWLKVKDFTESEEKERIVTFTLPKKDRKKLAEYPHMQDTTITCRLVKIGLPDGSKEILCTSLIDAEKYKYEDFDELYHLRWGVEEAYKLLKSRIELEDFSGKTAIAVRQDFHAKIFLMSLCAIYAHPIDEKVREEYKADEQRKYNQQINQTNALSMTQNILIPLLLKQQFEKAMQAFDSVVEKTREVIRPGRSNERKKKPKKLYSMNYKRL, encoded by the coding sequence GTGTATGAACTTGATAACGAAGAGTTTAGGGGACGCTCACGAGGTGTCCTTAAAAAAGTATTTACACGAGATAGAGTACTGACATTCAAAAATTTAATTGTATTGATCATAACATTTAAGTCATCCATACAACGAGAATTAGACGGTTTTTTCAAAGCGGTTAATCAATCGGATTTTAATATTCGAGCCGTAACAAAAGGTGCTTTTTCGACAGCTCGTTCCAAATTGGATCCATGGGCTTTTGAACGACTGAATGAAGTTGCTGTGAATACTTTTTATGATGAAGCGCCCTATTATTTATGGGAAGAGCATCGGGTGTTAGCTGTCGATGGAACGCGTTTGGTGCTGCCGAATCACCCAAGTGTGGTAGAGGAATTTGGGGTGCATGAATTTGGTCCCAAAGCAGATAGCCCACGTTCATTGGCTTTGGGATCGGTGCTGTATGATGTTTTGAACAAGGTTACTATTGAAGGGCAATTAGCACCTTATTCAAGCAGCGAAAACAGTTTATTAATGAAGCATTTATCCAAAGTCAAAAAAGGAGATTTATTGCTACTTGATCGGGGCTATCCAAGTTTCTGGTTGTTGTTTTTACTTCAGGCCGAGGGGATTGAATTTTGTGTTCGCTTGAAAGAGGATTGGTGGTTAAAGGTAAAAGATTTTACCGAAAGTGAAGAAAAAGAAAGGATCGTAACTTTTACCTTGCCAAAAAAAGACAGAAAGAAGTTGGCTGAATATCCCCACATGCAAGATACAACGATCACCTGCCGTTTAGTAAAAATAGGTTTGCCGGATGGAAGCAAAGAGATATTGTGTACCTCTTTGATAGATGCAGAAAAATATAAATACGAAGATTTTGATGAATTGTATCATCTTCGCTGGGGAGTAGAAGAAGCATATAAGTTGCTAAAAAGCAGAATAGAATTAGAAGATTTCTCAGGTAAAACAGCCATAGCGGTAAGGCAAGATTTTCATGCAAAAATCTTTTTAATGAGTCTTTGTGCTATTTACGCGCATCCCATTGACGAAAAAGTAAGAGAAGAATACAAGGCTGATGAACAAAGAAAATACAATCAACAGATTAATCAAACAAATGCTTTATCAATGACTCAAAATATTCTGATACCACTACTGCTTAAACAACAATTTGAAAAAGCAATGCAGGCATTCGATTCAGTGGTTGAAAAAACCAGAGAAGTCATCCGTCCGGGACGTAGTAACGAACGAAAGAAAAAGCCCAAAAAACTTTACTCCATGAATTACAAAAGATTATAG
- the serS gene encoding serine--tRNA ligase: protein MLTLKVIIENKEEVIRRLAKKHFDGAEIIEKIVALDFQRRSIQSTLDATSAEMNNLSKVIGELFKQGKQLEAADAKAKTSDLKETIKSLSSDLDNVEKELNDLLVTIPNLPHESVPEGRIAEDNVIECTGGIIPDLSADALPHWDLAKKYDLIDFEMGVKITGAGFPVYKGKGARLQRALINFFLDNAREAGYLEVQPPYVVNAASGYGTGQLPDKEGQMYYCQVDDFYLIPTAEVPVTNMYRDVILQENELPVKNCAYSACFRREAGSYGKDVRGLNRLHQFDKVEIVRIDTPAHSYESLTEMVSYVQSLVDKLELPWRILRLCGGDMSFTSALTFDFEVFAAAQKRWLEVSSVSNFESYQANRLKCRFKNEDKKAQLCHTLNGSALALPRIVAALLENNQTPEGIRIPHALVSYTGFDLI, encoded by the coding sequence ATGTTGACACTAAAAGTTATCATCGAAAATAAAGAAGAAGTGATTCGGCGTTTGGCGAAAAAGCACTTTGATGGCGCTGAAATTATTGAAAAAATTGTTGCCCTAGATTTCCAGCGTCGATCCATTCAATCTACTTTGGATGCTACGTCTGCTGAAATGAACAACCTGTCTAAAGTGATCGGAGAGCTTTTTAAGCAGGGAAAACAATTAGAAGCGGCTGATGCCAAGGCAAAAACTTCTGACCTTAAGGAAACAATTAAATCTCTCTCATCCGATTTGGATAACGTGGAAAAAGAATTGAACGATTTGTTGGTGACGATTCCAAATCTCCCCCACGAATCAGTTCCAGAGGGCCGGATTGCTGAGGATAATGTGATTGAATGCACAGGAGGCATTATTCCTGATTTATCTGCTGATGCTCTTCCTCATTGGGATTTAGCAAAGAAATACGACCTTATTGACTTTGAAATGGGGGTGAAAATAACCGGAGCCGGCTTTCCGGTTTATAAAGGTAAAGGTGCCCGTTTGCAAAGAGCGTTAATCAATTTCTTTCTGGATAATGCCCGTGAAGCCGGTTATCTGGAAGTACAGCCTCCATATGTGGTGAATGCTGCTTCCGGATATGGAACCGGACAATTACCTGACAAAGAAGGCCAAATGTATTATTGCCAGGTGGATGATTTTTATTTGATTCCAACTGCTGAAGTTCCAGTGACCAATATGTATCGGGATGTCATTTTGCAAGAAAATGAGTTACCTGTCAAAAACTGTGCTTATTCTGCCTGTTTTCGCCGTGAAGCTGGTTCATATGGAAAAGATGTGCGCGGTCTGAATCGTCTTCATCAGTTTGACAAGGTAGAGATTGTGCGTATTGACACTCCTGCTCATTCATACGAATCATTGACTGAAATGGTAAGTTATGTGCAGTCTTTAGTGGATAAATTGGAATTGCCATGGCGTATTTTACGTTTATGTGGAGGAGATATGAGTTTTACCTCGGCTCTGACTTTCGATTTTGAAGTATTTGCTGCAGCCCAAAAACGTTGGCTTGAAGTAAGTTCTGTTTCAAATTTTGAAAGTTACCAAGCCAATCGATTAAAATGTCGCTTCAAAAATGAAGACAAAAAGGCTCAACTCTGTCATACTTTAAATGGGAGTGCCCTTGCTCTGCCTCGTATTGTAGCTGCTTTACTTGAGAATAATCAAACACCCGAAGGAATTCGAATACCCCATGCATTGGTTTCATACACGGGGTTTGACCTCATCTGA
- the kdsR gene encoding 3-ketodihydrosphingosine reductase codes for MGKVVFITGATSGLGKACAEHLATLGHTVYGTGRRQMISSGNVKFIQMDVTNSDSVSQAIGQVIKEHGHIDVVLNNAGMGIGGAAELATPEEINLQMNTNFMGTVNVCSVVLPHMRKAKQGTIVNFSSLGGVMGLPFQAFYSASKFAIEGYSEALSLELKSFHINVCLIEPGDFATGFTASRVLSEITQKSDAYGAQFAKTLKNIEKEEQNGFKPIQLAKVVARIVNAKHPKFRYKVGNIVQVGFAKSKAWVPDRTYQFLLRFFYNMV; via the coding sequence ATGGGAAAAGTTGTTTTTATTACCGGAGCAACATCTGGTTTGGGTAAAGCGTGCGCTGAACATTTGGCTACGCTTGGACATACTGTCTATGGTACAGGTCGCCGTCAAATGATCTCATCAGGAAATGTTAAATTCATTCAAATGGATGTCACCAATTCCGATTCTGTATCTCAAGCTATCGGGCAGGTTATTAAAGAACATGGTCATATCGATGTGGTATTGAATAATGCCGGTATGGGGATTGGTGGCGCTGCTGAATTGGCAACACCGGAAGAAATCAATTTGCAGATGAACACCAATTTTATGGGAACGGTTAATGTTTGTTCTGTTGTGCTACCTCACATGCGGAAGGCTAAACAAGGTACTATTGTTAATTTTAGTTCTTTAGGTGGCGTTATGGGCTTACCTTTTCAAGCTTTCTATTCAGCTTCCAAATTTGCCATTGAAGGATACAGCGAAGCTTTAAGCCTGGAATTGAAATCTTTTCATATTAATGTATGCCTTATTGAACCGGGTGATTTTGCAACTGGTTTTACTGCCAGCCGGGTATTATCAGAAATTACTCAAAAGAGTGATGCGTATGGAGCACAGTTTGCTAAAACATTGAAGAATATTGAAAAGGAGGAGCAAAACGGATTTAAACCTATACAATTGGCAAAGGTAGTTGCTCGCATTGTAAACGCTAAGCATCCTAAATTTCGTTATAAAGTCGGAAATATAGTACAGGTAGGGTTTGCAAAATCAAAGGCTTGGGTACCGGATAGAACCTATCAATTTCTGCTTCGTTTCTTTTATAATATGGTGTAG
- the rpmA gene encoding 50S ribosomal protein L27 translates to MAHKKGVGSSKNGRESESKRLGVKVFGGQFAKAGNIIVRQRGTVHNPGENVGMGKDHTLFALVNGKVVFRKRKDNKSFVSIEQVAAE, encoded by the coding sequence ATGGCACATAAAAAAGGAGTCGGTAGTTCAAAAAACGGCCGTGAATCGGAAAGTAAACGATTAGGCGTGAAAGTTTTTGGCGGCCAATTTGCAAAAGCTGGTAACATTATAGTTCGTCAACGTGGAACTGTCCACAATCCTGGCGAAAATGTCGGAATGGGTAAAGATCATACCCTTTTTGCGTTGGTCAATGGTAAAGTAGTTTTTCGTAAGAGAAAAGATAATAAATCATTTGTTTCTATAGAACAAGTGGCTGCGGAGTAA
- a CDS encoding DUF6588 family protein, translating into MKTRHLFIAIVITCVFVPISLTGQNDISQLFKSGATDIQGLAEGYLKPAGYGLSEGLGTNWYNTAATHKLLGFDITVGAGAMFVPTSDKTFSLSGLQALQVVNGQTSAPTLSGKGDGVLLRLASNGQTITEFSTPKGVTPVLPAINAQITIGLPFGNDLSFRFVPNVTNNRYNVGLWGVGIKHNIKQWIPVVKLLPFDASVMIGYTRVHFNYNFENPIIPNDLNDNPNFTLNVPAGVSYDNQGMKLTASSLMANIIVSKRLLFFTPYLGFGVSSNDFHFNFTGNYPVLGTVHSDNSIDVNTLTNPIPLHYASVSPQLTLGFRLKILWVLALHAQYTFQQYPTASAGIGINIR; encoded by the coding sequence ATGAAAACAAGACATCTATTTATCGCAATTGTAATCACATGCGTATTTGTTCCTATTTCTCTAACGGGACAAAATGACATATCACAGTTATTTAAATCAGGGGCTACTGACATTCAAGGCTTAGCTGAAGGCTATCTGAAACCTGCAGGATATGGCTTATCTGAGGGCCTTGGTACCAATTGGTATAATACAGCAGCGACACACAAACTTCTTGGATTTGATATCACTGTCGGAGCTGGAGCCATGTTTGTGCCAACAAGCGACAAAACATTTAGTTTATCTGGACTGCAGGCTTTACAAGTAGTTAACGGACAAACATCGGCTCCTACCTTAAGCGGAAAAGGAGACGGAGTATTATTGAGATTAGCTTCGAATGGGCAAACTATTACGGAATTTAGTACGCCCAAAGGTGTTACGCCAGTGTTACCTGCAATAAATGCCCAAATAACCATCGGATTGCCATTTGGAAATGATTTATCATTCCGGTTTGTGCCAAACGTAACAAATAATCGCTATAACGTAGGATTATGGGGAGTTGGAATAAAACACAATATTAAGCAATGGATACCCGTGGTCAAACTTTTACCATTTGATGCTTCAGTTATGATTGGATACACACGCGTTCATTTTAATTACAACTTTGAAAATCCCATTATCCCAAATGATCTAAACGACAATCCTAACTTTACCCTCAACGTACCGGCTGGCGTTTCTTATGATAATCAAGGAATGAAGCTGACCGCAAGTTCTTTAATGGCTAATATTATCGTATCTAAAAGATTGTTATTTTTCACTCCATATCTGGGATTTGGCGTATCAAGCAATGATTTCCATTTCAATTTTACAGGAAATTACCCTGTGTTAGGCACGGTACATAGCGACAATTCTATCGATGTAAACACACTGACCAATCCCATTCCCTTACATTATGCTTCCGTAAGTCCACAGCTAACACTTGGGTTCAGATTGAAGATCTTATGGGTCTTGGCACTCCATGCACAATATACATTTCAACAATACCCAACAGCATCAGCAGGGATAGGAATTAATATTCGCTAA